In the Oceanibaculum nanhaiense genome, ATGCCAAGGTGCTGGGCCTGTTCCGCGAGGCCGAGGGCAGCTTCCGCTTCGACCGCGAGACGCGCCAGCTTTCCGACCTCACGGTCACCATCGACAGTGCCAGCGTCTATACCGCGCACGACAAGCGCGACGAGCATCTGCGCGGGCCGGATTTCCTGAATGCCGGGGAGTTTCCCGAGATCATTTTCACCATGACCGGCAGCGAACCGACCGGGGAGCGTACCGGCAAGGTCACCGGAGACCTCACCATCCTCGGCGTCACCAAGCCGGTCACGCTGGAGGTGACCTGGAACAAGAGTGGCGAATACCCGTTCGGCGGCGGCCTGCTGTCCAAGCCGAACTTCGTCACTGGCATCTCCGCGCGCGGCAGCTTCAAGCGCAGCGACTTCGGCATGATGTACGCGGTCGAGAATGGCCTGGTCGGCGACAGGGTCGATCTCATCATCGAGGCCGAGGCGATCCGGCAATAGCATGGCGGATGACGATCCCTGCGCCGGGCTGGAGACGGGGCCCTGGGTGCTCGCCCATCTCGGCCAGAGCCTGGACGGGCGCATCGCGACGGCCAGCGGCAAGTCGCATTATGTGACGGGGCAGGAGAATATCGTCCATCTGCACCGGCTGCGCGCGCTGGCCGATTGCGTGCTGGTCGGCGCCGGCACAGTGGCGGCGGACGATCCGGCGCTGACCGTACGCCATGTGCCGGGGCGCAACCCGGTGCGCGCGGTGATCGACCCGATGGGCCGCCTGCCAGCGGACCGCAAGATATTCACTGACGGAGCGGCGCGGACGCTGGTGCTGACGGGAATTGCCGAGGGGCCTGGCGAAAGGCTGCTTGTGACATCAGGGCCGGATGGTATGGCGCCTGCTGATATTCTGGCAACGCTGCGCGGACTCGGCCTTAACCGCATTTTCATTGAGGGCGGCGGGCGCACCGTCTCGACATTCCTGCAGGCCGGGCTGCTGGACCGGTTACAGATCGCGGTGGCGCCGATGCTGATCGGCTCCGGCATTCCCGCCATCACCCTGCCGGTGATCGACAGTCTGGACAGCGCGCTGCGGCCGCCCGGCCGCATCCTTCCGATGGGCACAGACGTGCTGTTCGACTTCTATCTCGGGATGCGGGCTTAGGTGGGCGGCAGCGCCAGCAGGTCGGTATGCCCGACGCGGTGGCGGCTGGTGCCGGCGCCGATGGCGAAGCGGCGGCGCTGCCGCCAATGCTCGATCTCTCCGGCGCGATCCGGCGCGATCTCCAGCGTGGCCTGGACATAGCCGGCCAGCAGCGCTTCCTGCATGTCCCGGTCTTCGGCTTCCAGCTGCCAGTCGCTGCGGCCGGTCTCGACCGTGAATCCGGCGGCCCTGAAGGCTGCTGCCGCTGCTGGTGCGGCATCGGGACCGAGCGCCGGGCCGAAGCTCTTGGTGCCGCGCTGATGCCGGTCGAACAGTGTGTGCATCTCCGTATCCAGCCGGTCCACCGGGGTCCAGTCCAGGCGTCCGTCATAGCTGAGGGCGGCATAGCAGGCGAGGCTATGCAGCCGGCAGAAATCCACCAGCCGCGCCAGCCAGTCGGCGGACACCAGATCGATCAGCGCAGAGGCGGTGAGCAGCCTCACACCATCCAGCGGCAGGGCATCCATCCGAGCGGACAGATCGGCGTGCTGTGGCGCGAATTTGGCGGAAAAGCCCTTGCCGGTCACGGTATTGCCGGCCATCACATGGCCGGCCGCCGCCGCCCAGCGGGCGGTGTGGTCCGGGATCGCCTTCAGCAGCGCCGGATCATGGTCAGCCATTATCCAGCACTGCCGTCCGCCCAGCAGCGGCGCCAGCGCCCTTAAGGAGGCACCGGTGCCGCAGCCAAGATCGAGAATGCCGATCTCGCCCATCCGCACCCGCCAGTCGCGCAACCGCTCCAGCAGCGCCTTGTCGCGTGCGGCGGCGTCATAGGGCGCACGCAGGGTAAGCCAGTCGGGGGAGAATCCGCTCATAGCGTTTCCAGAATCCGGGCGAAGGCGCGGGCCTGATCTGGCCAGTGCGGCAAGGTTGTGCGGGCTTTCAGCGCGCCCTGGCGCAGGCTCTGGCGCAGGTTGGTATCGGCCATCAGCTTTTCCAGCGCTTGCGCGAAGGCGTCGGCATCGCCCGGCGGTACCAGCAGCCCGGCATCGCCCGGCACAGTCGTCGGGATCGCGCCGCCGGTTGTGCTGAGGACCGGCAGGCCACGCGCCAACGCCTCGGCGAACACCATGCCATAGCCCTCATAATGCGAGGCCAGCGCGAACAGATCGGCCCGGTCGTAGAGGGCGGCCAGAGCCTCAGCATCGACCTCTCCAAGAAGGGTGATTCGGTCGGACAAGCTCTTGTCCTGAATCAGTTTTTCGACGAGGTCCGCTGTCGCTTTGTCGCGCGCGCCGCCGGCCAGCGTCAGCGTCCAGTCATGATGGAGAAGTGTACCCAGCGCGGTCAGCAGCACATCATGCCCCTTGCGCGGCGTCAGCGTGCCGACGGCAAGGATATTCAGGCCAGGGCCGCCGCCGCCCTTCGCGACGGGAGCGGGGTCGGTACCGGGCAGGATCACCGTCACACGCTCTGCCGGCACGCCATAATCGGCAAGGGCGCTGGCGGTGAAGGGGCTGGTGACGATGCTATGGCGGACCATCGCCAGCGCCGCTTTCTCGCTCTCGAACAGCCAGTGCCGGGCGGCCTCGTCCAGTCCGGTTTCCTCCGCCAGCGGGTGATGCACCAACCCAACAAGGCGCAGCCGCGCGGCATGCGGCGCGATCACGGTGGGCAGCAAGCCAAGCGCCAGCCCGTCGATCAGCACCCGAGCGTCATCGGGAATACCAGCCAGAATTTCCGCCGTATGTGCCAGCTCGGCCGCACCGGGGAAGGGGAAATTGTCGGCCAGCCGGTGGTGATGGATTGTCCAGCCAAGCGCCTCCAGCCCGGCGGTGATGCGGGCATCGTAGAGATAGCCGCCGGTACGGCTGTCCGGATCGCCCGGCAGCAGGAAATGCAGAATGTTCACGCCGGAAGACTGCCCTCATAGGCGGCCCAGGCGGCGTGGCTTTCGTGCAGGACCACCTTCATGCCAGCGAGGCCGCCGGCCTGCGCGCCGAGATCGCCGGAAGCAATGCGTGCCGCCATGCGGTCGAACACCACCTTGGCCATGAACTCGGTGGTGGTGTTCTGGCCGCGAAACTGTGCCTCGTCGTCCAGATTCTTGAAGTTGAATTCGGCCAGCACGGCTTTCAGCGCCTCGGTCGCGCGGCCGATATCGACGACGATGCTGTCGCTGTCCAGCTTCGCGCGGCGGAATTCGACATCCACCACATAGGTAGCACCGTGCAGCGCCTGGGCGGGGCCGAAGACTTCGCCGACGAAGCTGTGGGCGATCATGAAATGGTCGCGGACGGTGACGCTGAACATCGGGATTTCCTCAGTAACGGATGCGGTGGCACAGAGTGCCAATGGGAGTACCGGAAGGGGTGGTGGAGAGTGTCACCATCAGCTCCGGCAGTTCCTCGAACGGGCTTTCGCCGGTAATCAGCGCGTCCAGCCGGTCATCGGCGAGCAGTGACAGGGCCAGCGCCATACGGTCGGCATAGGAACGCCGGGCGCGCCGGGCGGGGGATACGCCGCCAACCTGGGATGACTTCAGGATCAATCTCTTGGAGTGAAACTCTTCGCCTAATGGTAGAGGAACCAGTGTGCTGCCATACCAGCTCATTTCCAGGATCGTGCCCTCATAGGCGGCGAGGGTAAGAGCGCTTTGCAGCCCCATCGGGTTGCCGCTGGCATGGATGACGATATCGGCATCGCGGATGGCGTCGCGGGTCAGTGCGAAGGGCAGACCCAGCGCCTCGGCGATGGCGGCCTTGGCCGGGTCGATATCGATCAGCTCGACCTGTATGCCAGGTATGCGGCTGGCCAGAAAAGCGGCGAGGCAGCCGACCACGCCGGCGCCGATCACCGCGATGCGGTCGCCGACCAGCGGCGCGGCATCCCACAAACCATTGATCGCAGTTTCCATATTGGCGGCCAGCACGGCGCGCTGCGGCGGCAGGCTGGCGGGCAGGGTGGTAACGGCCTCGGCCGGCACGACATAGCGGTCCTGGTGCGGATACAGGCAGAAGACCGGCGTGCCGGCGGGCAGGGCGCCAGCCTCGACCACACCGACATTGATGTAGCCATATTTCAGCGGCGCCGGGAAGAACCCACCCTGGAAGGGCGCGCGCATCGCCTGCCACTGGCTCTGCGGCACCTTGCCCTGGAAGACCAGGCTCTCCGTACCCCGGCTGACAGCGCTGTAGAGGGTGCGCACACGAACCTCCCCCTCGGCCAGATCCGGCAGGCTTTCCTCGCGGATCGCGCCCTTGCCGGGCCGGTCGATCCAGAAGGCGCGGGCTGTGTTGGCTGTCATTCGATAATCCTGCCGGAAATGCTTTGACGTCAGGTAGATAGCGCGGCCATCTGCGCTTTCAAGAAATCGGCGAGAAGCTGGAATTCCGCGCGCCGGGCTGTGCCGCGCCGCCAGATCAGCCCAATCTCGCGCTTCGCCTCGGCATCGTCCATCGGCCGCGCGACCAGCCTTGTACCATCCAGCAGCTTGCCGTCGAGCGCCAGCTTCGGCAGCAGCGTGACGCCCAGCCCGTTATCGACCATCTGCACCAGCGTGTGCAGGCTGGTGGCCCGGAAGCCCTGCGCGTTACGGGCGCTTTCCATCTGGCAGGCGGCCAGCGCATGGTCGCGCAGGCAATGGCCTTCTTCCAGCAGCAGCAGGCTTTCGTCCTTCAGTGCCTCCGCCGGGATCAGGTTCTGCTGGGCCAGCGGATGATTGGCCGGGCAGGCGAAGTAGAAGCGGTCTTCCCCCAGCACGGCACTTTCCACGTCGCCGGCATCATAGGGCAGGGCCAGCAGCAGGATATCCAGCGTGCCATCCTTCAACTGTTCGACCAGCCGTTCGGTGCGGTCCTCCGTCAGGTACAGTTTCAAGGAGGGGTAGGTCTCACGCAGGGCGGGCAGGATGCGCGGCAGCAGGAACGGCCCCACCGTCGGGATGACGCCCATGCGCAATCTGCCGCTCATGGGCTGACGCCCGGCGGCGGCTTCCTCCACCAGTTCTTCCGCGTCGCTGAGGAGCTTCCTAGCGCGGTGCAGCACGGCCTCGCCCACGGGCGTGAAGATGATTGTGCGCTTGCCGCGGTCCACCAGAACCGTGCCCAGCAATGTCTCCAGCTCCTGAATGCCGGCGCTGAGCGTGGATTGGGTGACGAAACAGGCCTCGGCGGCCCGGCCGAAATGATGATGTTCGGCCAGTGCGACGAGATAGCGGAGCTGCTTCAGGGTAGGAAGTTGGGTCATTGATTTTATCGATTGTAATTATCGAATTAACTCATTGGAAAGAATGAGTGCGGTGCAGCATGTTTCCTGTGTCGGCTTAACCGAACCCAATTTATGGAGATACCGCATTATGCTTACCATTGGCGACAAGTTCCCCGCATTTTCCCTGAAGGCCGTCGAGTCGGCCGAGCTGCCGAAGGATTTCCCGGTTCTGAACCAGGACAGCTTCGAGGGCAAGTGGAAGGTCTATGTCTTCTGGCCGAAGGACTTCACCTTCGTGTGTCCGACCGAGATCGTGGCGTTCGGCGAGCTGAACGAGGATTTCGCGGATCGCGACGCCGTGCTGGTCGGCGCCTCCACCGACTCCGAATTCGTCCATGTGGCCTGGCGCCAGAGCCGCGATGACCTGAAGGCTGTCACCTATCCGTGGCTGGCCGACATCAAGAAGGAGCTGAGCGCAGCCCTCGGCATCCTCGACAAGGAAGAGGGTGTTGCCAACCGCGCCACCTTCATCGTCGATCCGGACGGCATCATCCGCTTCGTGTCGGTGAACGACCTGTCGGTCGGCCGCAACCCGAAGGAAGTCATCCGGGTGCTCGACGCGCTGCAGACCGACGAGCTGTGCCCGTGCAACTGGCAGAAGGGCGAAGAGACCCTCAAGGCCGCCTAAACAGCGCCTGAGGAACGGCGGATGGGACGCCCGTCATCTCATCCCTCTCATCCCCCGCGGGTGACCTGTCCGCCGACCTGCCCTTTTTGCAATCCCTCTCGAAGGAGCCTGCCATGAGCATCGACACATTGAAGAGCGCGCTGCCCGATTACGCGCGCGACCTGAAGCTGAACCTGTCCAGCCTCGCCGATGAGGAGACCCTGACCCAGCAGCAGCTGTGGGGCACTTTCCTCGCTTCTGCCATCGCCTCGCGCAATGCGGGTGTGATTGCCGCAATCGAGGCGCAGGCGGCCGAGAAGCTGTCGCCCGAGGCGCTGACCGCCGCGCGCGCCGCCGCCGCGATCATGGGCATGAACAACATCTATTACCGCTTCGTGCACCTGTCCTCGAACGAGGAATACAGCACCATGCCGGCGCGGCTGCGGATGAACGTCATCGGCAAGCCGGGTGTGGAGAAGGTTGATTTCGAGCTGTGGAGCCTTGCCGTCTCCGCCGTCAATGGCTGCGGCATGTGCATCGATTCGCACGAACATGAACTGCGCAAGGGCGGGCTGAAGAGCGAGGCCATCCAGGCCGCGATCCGCATCGCCTCTGTCGTGCATGCGGTCGCCGTCACCCTTGAAGCGGAGGCTGTGAGCGCGCAGGTTAACAAGGCGCAGGAGGCCGCGTAACCCAGGTTACTATCGGCCATCCCCCAGGGTCATCCTCGGCAACCGGAAGGAGAGTCGGATGGGCACGAGCACGGAAATCGATATCGGCATCGGCAAGAAGGACCGCAAGGCGATCGCGGACGGGCTGTCCCGACTGCTGGCTGATACCTACACGCTGTATCTGAAGACCCATTATTTCCACTGGAACGTGACGGGTCCGATGTTCAACACGCTGCATCTGATGTTCGAGACGCAGTACACCGCGCTGGCGCTGGCGGTGGACGAGATCGCTGAGCGTATCCGGGCTCTGGGTTTTCCGGCACCGGGCAGCTATTCGCAGTTCGCCAAGCTGTCCACGGTGAAGGAAGCAACCGAGGTGCCGTCGGCCGAGGAGATGATCGCCCAACTGGTCAAGGATCAGGAAGCGGTCACCCGCACGGCGCGGGAGGTATTCCCGCTGGCCGAGAAGGCGAGCGACGAGCCGACCGCTGATCTGCTGACTCAGCGCATGCAGATTCACGAGAAGACTGCCTGGATGCTGCGCAGCATGCTGCAATAGGCATTGCCGAATAGTCTCGCATCGGGCGACGGGCCAGCTTAAAAAGTCCGGCGCCTTTTTGCGTGTGCATAACGAGAGAACCCTTGATGGCAAGCGTCGAACTGTTCTTTGCCGGCCTGCCGATGATCTGGATTGGCGTGATCGCCAGCCTGGCCGCCGGTGCGGCGACCGGCGTCGGCGCGCTGCCTGTTTTCGCGGTAACCACGATCTCTCAGCGCACCCAGGACATGATGCTGGGCTACGCTGCCGGCGTCATGCTGGCGGCCGCCTGCTTCTCGCTGATCGTGCAGGGCATCGATATCGGCGCGGCACAATATGGCAGCGCGATGAGCGGTGTCGTCGTCGTCATCGTTGGCATGATGATCGGCGCCTATTCCCTCTATATCGTGCACCGCTATCTGCCGCATGAGCATCTCATCAAGGGGCCGGAGAATGCCGATGCCGTTGAAATCCGGCGGGTCTGGCTGTTCGTGCTGGCTATCACCTTCCATAATTTCCCGGAAGGGCTGGCGGTCGGCGTCGGTTTTGGCGGCGGCGATATCTCGAACGGTCTGTCGCTGACCAGCGGCATTTTCATTCAGAACCTGCCGGAAGGCTTTATCGTGGCGCTGGTCATGCTCGGGCTGGGCTACAGCCGCGCGGTGGCCATCGGCATCGCGCTGCTGACCGGCGTGGTCGAGGTGTTCGGCGGCTTCATCGGCGCGGCGCTGGTCAGCGTCGTGGAGCCGGCCCTGCCCTGGGCGCTGGCGGCGGCGGCGGGCGCCATGATCTTCGTCATCAGCCACGAGGTCATCCCCGAGACCCATCGCAACGGCTACGAGACGCCGGCCACCTTCTCGCTGATGGCCGGTTTCGTCACCATGATGTTCCTGGACGCCGCGATCTAGTTGCGCTTCGCCAGCCGCGTTTCGCGGTGCCAGATGAACAGGTTGGAACCGATAACCACAGCGGCGCCGGCCAGCATGGTTGCGTTCGGCACATCACCCCAGAACAGATAGCCGAAGATCGTCGCCCAGAGCAGGTTGATGAAGCGGAAGGGCGCGATCAGCGCCGCCTCGGCGAAGCGGTAGGCGGTGATCAGCAGGAAATGCGCCGAGGCCAGCAGCACGCTGGTGGCGGCCAGCAGCAGCACCAGCTTTGTGTCCAGCGGCACCCAGCCCAGCGGCCAGGTGAGGAGGCCGGACAGCGTCACGCAGAAGGTGGTCACCAGCAGCGTGCCGGAGGTGGTCTCGGTCGCCATCAGCTTGCGGGTGACGATATCGCGGACAGCGCCGGTGCAGGCGCCGCACAGCGGCAACAGCACGATCCAGCCGAGTTCGCCCGTCATCGCTGCCTGCGGGCGGACCATCAGCAGCACCCCGGCGAAGCCGATCAGCACGGCGGCCCAGCGCCGCCAGCCGACGCGCTCGCCCAGGAAGAACGGCGCCAGCGCGGTGGTAAAGAGCGGCCCGGCGAAGCCGATGGCGACGACATCGGCCAGCGGCAGATACTTCACCGAATAGAAGAAGAAATAGGAGCCGGCGACGACCAGCGCGCCGCGCAGCAGCTGCGCCTTCCAGCGGCCGACGCGCAGGGTACGCCAGCCGCCGGTCAGCACCGCCAGCAGGCAGATGAAGGGGATGGCGAAGCCGCCGCGCATGAACAGCGCCTCGCCGACTGGCAGGAAGGCCGACAGCCACTTCATGATGGCGTCGTTGAAGGTGATGATCGCCGTGCCGCCGACGGTCAGGCCAATGCCCTTGCCCGGCGCGGTCGAGACCGAGACCGGCCGCACCGGTGCCGCCGACTGCGCGGTCGGCGAGCTGGGCAGCGGGATCGCTGCCGGCCTATCGTCTCTGTCGGGCAAGCGTCGCCTCCCGTCGGAAGATGAACAGCCCGCTGCCGACCACCACGGCGGCACCGATCCATTGCCAGATATCCGGCACATAGCCCCAGATCACGAAGCCGATGACCGCACCCCAGATCAGCTGGGTGTATTTGAACGGCACCACGAGGCCAGCCTCGGCGAGGCGCAGGCTCTCGATCACCAGATAATGCGCCAGCACCATGCAGCAGGCGGCGGCCACCATGATCGCCAGATGATCGGCGCGCGGCACGATCCAGTCACCGGCGAAGGCGGTCGGCACGCTGGTCAGCGTGACCATGATCGTGGTGACCATCAGGATCGAGGCGGAGGTCTCGGTGGCACTCATCTTGCGTGTCAGGATGTCGCGCACCGCGCCGACGAAGGCGGCGATGATCGGCAGCATGGCAAAGGCCAGTACGATGTCGCCGCCCGGCCGCATCATGATCAGCATGCCGGCGAAGCCGACCAGAACCGCCGTCCAGCGCCGCCAGCCGACCCGCTCGCCCAGCAGCGGCACCGCCAGCGCGGTGACGAACAACGGGGCGACGAAGGACAGGCTGATGGCGGTCGCCAGCGGCAGGTGATGCAGGGCGTGGTTGTAGATGAAGGCGGCCAGCCAGAACAGGAAGCCGCGGGCAAGCTGCGCCTTCCAGCTGTTCACCCGCAGCGATTCGCGGCCGAACAGCCGGCGCATCGTCAGATAGACCAGCAGGATGGCGACGCAGCCGCGGATGAACATGACCTGTCCGACAGGCACGCCGTCGGTCGTCAGCCATTTCATCGCGGTGTCGTTCAGCGTGATGATCGCCGATCCGACGATCATGCACAGGATGCCTTTCACCGCGTTGGGCAGGCCGGGCTGTTCAGAGTGTGGGGCCGGGGAGGACATACCGCCCCCTAGCGCATCGCCTCCATCACGCGTCGGCAGAAACCGTCGATGCCCGGCTTGCCGATCCAGCGCACCACGGCGACCAGATCGTGCGCCGGGTCCATCCAGATGATAGAATTGCCGGCGCCGACCGCGAAGAAGCTGGTCTCCGGTGCGCTGGGATACTGTTTCCGGCCGGTGTTCAGCCACCACATATAGCCGTAGATCGGCTGCAGGTCGCAGGGCTGGAGCGAGGCCTCGATCCAGCTTTCCGGCAGGATTTCCGTGCCGTTCCACTTGCCCTTGTTGGCCATCAGCAGGCCAACGCGGGCATGGTCGCGCGAGCCGATCATCATGCCGCCGCCCCAATGGCCGCCGCCGGAGACGGACTGCACCTGCTTACCGCCGATCTCGACATAGGAATTGCGGTAGCCATGCCATTCCCAGTCCTGCGAGGCGTCGATCGGGTCCATCACCTCGCGCTTCAGCACGGCGGGCAGGCCTTCGCCCAGCACGCGGAGCAGGGCCAGCGACAGCCGGTTCACGCGGATGTCGTTATATTCCCAGAAAGTACCTGGCTTCTGCAGGTCGCGGTGGGTGCCCTTCTTGGAATTGGCGCCCTCGCTGGTCAGGTCGCGGTGGCGGTCCAGCAGATCCGGCTTGTCCCACAGCGTGCCTTCCCACTCGCTGGTCTGCTGCAGCAAATGATGCCAGGTGATGTCGCGGTTCTGCTCGGAGTCGAAGCCGCCATCCTTTACCAGTTCGTGGATCGCGGCGTGGATGTCCTTGATCAGCCCCTTCTTGATCGCAAGGCCGGCGCAGATCGAGAGATAGCTCTTGGACACCGAGAAAGTCATGTCGGCGCGGTTGGTGTCGCCCCATTCGGCGACGATGCGCCCGCCCTTCAGGATCAGTCCGTTCGGCCCGCCGCGCTCGCGCACCGGCCCCAGGATCTCGTTATAGGGCGGCGGCTCGAAATGGCCCTCGGTCAGCACTTTCATGATGTCGCGGTCCCAGCCGGTCTCGTTGGCGACGGCATGATCGACGGCGGCCTGAAGAGCGGCGGAATCGAAACCGGCGGCTTCCGGCTCCTGCCGTTCCCAATCGGAACCGGCAGCCGGGAAATAGGTCTTGGTCATGGTTTTGGGCGTTTCTTTTTTGAAGGTTGAGTGACGATTCGAAGTCAGTTTAGCCGGTCAACGGTGCGATAGGCCATAGGCGCAAGCTCGTCGGCGCTGCGGCCGTTCCAGTCCAGCTTCGAGACTTTCTTCAGCGAGCGCTGCTGCGCCTCCTGCAGCGCCTCGGAGGCGGCCTGCAGATCGATGGTCAGGCATTTGCCGTCCTTCACCACCTGGTTGCCATCGACGAACACATCGTTCACCGCGCGGTCGCCGGCGACATAGACTAGGCTGCGCACCGGTTCGCGCAGCGGCATCATCGCCGGGTGTCTGGCATCCAGCAGCACGATATCGGCCTTGAACCCCGGCGCGATGCCGCCGATGTCCGGCTGGCGCAGGGCCTTGGCCCCGCCCATGGTCGCGGCGTTGAACACGTCGGAGGTGTTCAGATCGTCCACGCTCTCGCCGATGACGCGGGCATACATGGCGACGCAGCGCATCTCCTCCAGGAAATTATGCGGATAGGTGTCGGTGCCGATGCCCATATTCACCCCGGCGCGGAGATAGCCACCGAAGGTGCGCAGGGTGATGCCGCGCCGCGCGAACACGGTCGGGCAATGCGCCACGGTCGAGCCGCTATCGGCCAGCAGGCCCAGATCCTTGCGCGTCGTCCAGTGCAGCCAGGGGTGATGGTCGAGGAAGATGCCATGGCCGATGATCGAGTGTTCGCCCAGCGCGCCGATGGAGTCCATCCACTGGATCGGCGTCAG is a window encoding:
- a CDS encoding serine hydrolase domain-containing protein, which translates into the protein MTKTYFPAAGSDWERQEPEAAGFDSAALQAAVDHAVANETGWDRDIMKVLTEGHFEPPPYNEILGPVRERGGPNGLILKGGRIVAEWGDTNRADMTFSVSKSYLSICAGLAIKKGLIKDIHAAIHELVKDGGFDSEQNRDITWHHLLQQTSEWEGTLWDKPDLLDRHRDLTSEGANSKKGTHRDLQKPGTFWEYNDIRVNRLSLALLRVLGEGLPAVLKREVMDPIDASQDWEWHGYRNSYVEIGGKQVQSVSGGGHWGGGMMIGSRDHARVGLLMANKGKWNGTEILPESWIEASLQPCDLQPIYGYMWWLNTGRKQYPSAPETSFFAVGAGNSIIWMDPAHDLVAVVRWIGKPGIDGFCRRVMEAMR